The Carassius carassius chromosome 2, fCarCar2.1, whole genome shotgun sequence genome has a segment encoding these proteins:
- the LOC132109193 gene encoding protocadherin-7-like isoform X4 yields the protein MRTTGIVDYLSYCFLILQLLSQPAAKQVLRYRLAEEGPADVRVGNVAADLGIMAGMDVTFTLESGSEYFKIDNMTGDLSTNERRIDREKLPQCQMIFDENECFIDFEVSVIGPAQSWVDLFEGKVIILDINDNTPSFPSPVLTLSVEENRPIGTLYLLPTATDRDFGRNGIERYELIQDNGESSVRRIGTSGSGSVDTHTGKRRFDEGASRSSVFELQVADTTDGEKQPQLLIKGALDREQRDSYELTLRVRDGGDPPRSSQAILRVMITDVNDNTPRFEKSVYEADLPENSSPGAPILQLKAGDTDVGVNGQIEYVFGAATESVRRLLRLDESTGWLSVLHRIDREDVSQLRFTVMARDRGQPPKTDKATVIINIKDENDNVPNIDIRKIGRIFLKDGVANVAEDVIVDTPIALVQVSDRDKGPNGIVTCTVVGDVPFQLKPASEVEGEMNKKKYFLHTSALLDYEAVQEYNVVIVAVDSGSPSLSSNNSLIVKVGDMNDNPPVFSKSTVEVSFPENNAPGERVVTVVALDADSGKNAEISYSLDSAVNGVFSIDAETGDICVNTILDREQMERYEFKVIAKDKGMPVLQGSATVVVLVADKNDNEPKFMQDVFTFYIQENLQPNSPVGMITVMDADKGQNADMSLYIEEEEDIFSIDNNTGTIFSNKAFDREQKNTYSFHVKAVDGGDPPRSATATVSLSVMDVNDNPPTVTFPMNSSYTLLPPSSNIRTVVRTVSATDTDTGVNANLSYRIVGGNPFKLFEINAWTGVIMLVGKLEQTHFGLHRLVVQVNDSGVPSQSTTTLVHIYINETLSNSTIVEAQVAKSLGTPLNADIAGDPNYDLGKQRLSIAIGVVSGIMTVILIILVVVMARYCRPKNKNGYEAGKKDHEDFFTPQQHDKGKKPKKDKNKKKSKQPLYSSIVTVEASKPNIQRYDGVNEKLSDSPGMGCYRSVNGGPGSPDLARHYKSSSPLPTVELHPQSPTSGKKHQAVQDLPPANTFVGTGDNISIGSDHCSEYSSQTINKYNKQTLGPCLT from the coding sequence ATGAGAACTACAGGCATTGTGGACTATTTAAGCTACTGCTTTCTTATTCTGCAGCTGCTGAGTCAGCCCGCAGCCAAGCAAGTGCTCCGGTACCGCCTGGCTGAGGAGGGTCCTGCCGATGTCCGGGTAGGTAATGTAGCCGCGGACCTTGGCATCATGGCTGGCATGGATGTGACTTTTACCTTAGAGTCTGGCTCCGAGTACTTCAAAATCGATAACATGACCGGAGACCTGAGCACGAACGAGCGGCGCATAGACCGCGAAAAGCTGCCGCAGTGTCAAATGATTTTTGATGAGAACGAATGTTTTATAGATTTCGAAGTGTCCGTGATAGGACCCGCGCAGAGCTGGGTTGATCTCTTCGAGGGCAAAGTGATTATTTTAGACATAAACGACAACACGCCGTCTTTCCCTTCACCTGTTCTGACGCTCTCCGTTGAGGAGAACAGACCCATTGGCACACTTTATCTATTGCCCACGGCCACCGACAGAGATTTCGGTCGGAATGGAATTGAGCGCTACGAGTTGATTCAGGACAACGGCGAGAGCTCTGTCAGACGGATCGGCACTTCCGGCTCCGGCAGTGTTGACACTCACACGGGCAAACGGAGGTTCGACGAGGGGGCGAGCCGTAGCAGCGTCTTTGAACTTCAAGTTGCTGACACAACAGACGGCGAGAAGCAGCCGCAGCTACTTATCAAAGGAGCGCTGGACAGAGAGCAGCGTGACTCCTATGAGCTGACTCTGCGTGTCAGAGATGGGGGTGACCCCCCACGCTCCTCCCAAGCCATTCTTAGGGTGATGATCACAGATGTAAATGATAACACCCCACGCTTTGAAAAGAGTGTTTATGAGGCAGACCTGCCAGAAAACAGCTCCCCAGGTGCCCCCATACTCCAGCTAAAAGCGGGCGACACTGATGTCGGAGTGAATGGACAGATTGAATATGTCTTTGGAGCAGCCACAGAGTCAGTGCGACGACTGCTGCGGCTCGACGAGAGCACTGGCTGGCTCAGTGTTTTGCACAGAATTGACCGTGAAGATGTGAGCCAGCTTCGCTTCACAGTCATGGCACGTGATCGTGGACAGCCTCCTAAGACTGACAAAGCGACAGTGATCATCAACATCAAAGATGAAAATGACAACGTCCCCAATATAGATATCCGAAAAATCGGACGCATTTTTCTCAAAGACGGTGTGGCCAATGTGGCAGAGGACGTGATTGTTGATACACCCATCGCTCTGGTCCAAGTTTCAGACCGAGATAAAGGACCAAACGGTATAGTGACGTGCACCGTAGTGGGAGATGTTCCGTTTCAGCTCAAACCTGCTAGTGAGGTTGAGggtgaaatgaataaaaagaagTACTTTCTCCATACGTCAGCACTACTTGATTATGAAGCAGTGCAGGAGTATAATGTGGTCATCGTTGCTGTTGACTCTGGGAGCCCTAGTCTTTCTAGCAACAATTCACTTATAGTGAAAGTTGGGGACATGAATGACAATCCACCAGTTTTTAGCAAAAGCACAGTAGAAGTCTCATTTCCTGAAAACAATGCTCCCGGTGAGCGTGTCGTCACAGTAGTGGCCTTAGATGCAGATAGTGGCAAAAATGCAGAAATCTCTTACTCACTGGACTCCGCTGTTAACGGAGTATTTTCCATTGATGCAGAGACTGGTGATATCTGTGTTAACACCATACTTGACAGGGAGCAGATGGAACGATATGAGTTCAAAGTTATCGCCAAAGACAAAGGCATGCCTGTTCTGCAGGGCTCGGCCACTGTGGTAGTCCTGGTGGCGGATAAAAATGACAACGAGCCAAAGTTCATGCAGGATGTGTTCACTTTCTATATACAGGAAAACCTGCAACCCAACAGCCCTGTTGGCATGATAACAGTCATGGATGCCGACAAAGGACAAAATGCAGACATGAGTCTATATATTGAGGAAGAAGAAGACATTTTCTCTATTGACAACAACACAGGTACCATCTTCTCAAACAAGGCTTTTGACCGTGAGCAAAAAAACACTTATTCATTCCATGTCAAAGCTGTTGATGGAGGTGATCCACCCCGGTCAGCTACAGCCACGGTGTCTCTCTCTGTAATGGATGTAAATGACAATCCCCCCACTGTCACTTTTCCAATGAATAGCTCATACACGCTGCTTCCTCCTTCTAGCAACATAAGGACAGTGGTCAGGACTGTCTCGGCTACTGATACAGACACAGGTGTTAATGCTAACCTCAGCTACAGAATAGTGGGCGGCAATCCATTTAAGTTGTTTGAAATTAATGCATGGACTGGTGTGATTATGTTAGTTGGCAAACTAGAGCAAACACATTTTGGCCTTCATCGACTGGTTGTGCAAGTGAATGACAGCGGGGTTCCATCTCAAAGCACCACCACATTGGTTCACATCTACATCAACGAAACGCTTTCCAACTCCACTATTGTAGAGGCGCAAGTTGCCAAAAGTCTTGGTACGCCACTCAATGCTGACATTGCAGGAGACCCTAACTATGACTTGGGAAAGCAACGGCTGAGCATCGCCATAGGAGTTGTGTCAGGCATCATGACGGTGATTCTTATCATCCTGGTAGTCGTCATGGCCCGCTACTGTCGTCCCAAGAACAAGAACGGCTACGAGGCTGGAAAGAAAGACCATGAGGACTTCTTCACTCCTCAGCAACATGATAAAGGCAAGAAACCCAAGAAAGACAAGAATAAGAAAAAGTCTAAACAGCCTTTATATAGCAGCATCGTCACAGTCGAGGCATCCAAGCCAAATATACAGCGCTACGATGGCGTAAATGAGAAACTGTCAGATAGTCCAGGAATGGGCTGCTATAGGTCCGTCAACGGTGGCCCTGGAAGCCCAGATCTTGCCCGCCATTACAAGTCCAGTTCACCCTTGCCCACCGTTGAACTGCACCCTCAGTCGCCAACATCAGGAAAAAAACACCAGGCTGTTCAGGACCTTCCGCCAGCCAACACATTTGTCGGCACTGGAGATAACATATCCATCGGATCAGACCACTGTTCTGAGTACAGCAGCCAAACCATCAACAAGTACAACAAACAG
- the LOC132109193 gene encoding protocadherin-7-like isoform X3, with the protein MRTTGIVDYLSYCFLILQLLSQPAAKQVLRYRLAEEGPADVRVGNVAADLGIMAGMDVTFTLESGSEYFKIDNMTGDLSTNERRIDREKLPQCQMIFDENECFIDFEVSVIGPAQSWVDLFEGKVIILDINDNTPSFPSPVLTLSVEENRPIGTLYLLPTATDRDFGRNGIERYELIQDNGESSVRRIGTSGSGSVDTHTGKRRFDEGASRSSVFELQVADTTDGEKQPQLLIKGALDREQRDSYELTLRVRDGGDPPRSSQAILRVMITDVNDNTPRFEKSVYEADLPENSSPGAPILQLKAGDTDVGVNGQIEYVFGAATESVRRLLRLDESTGWLSVLHRIDREDVSQLRFTVMARDRGQPPKTDKATVIINIKDENDNVPNIDIRKIGRIFLKDGVANVAEDVIVDTPIALVQVSDRDKGPNGIVTCTVVGDVPFQLKPASEVEGEMNKKKYFLHTSALLDYEAVQEYNVVIVAVDSGSPSLSSNNSLIVKVGDMNDNPPVFSKSTVEVSFPENNAPGERVVTVVALDADSGKNAEISYSLDSAVNGVFSIDAETGDICVNTILDREQMERYEFKVIAKDKGMPVLQGSATVVVLVADKNDNEPKFMQDVFTFYIQENLQPNSPVGMITVMDADKGQNADMSLYIEEEEDIFSIDNNTGTIFSNKAFDREQKNTYSFHVKAVDGGDPPRSATATVSLSVMDVNDNPPTVTFPMNSSYTLLPPSSNIRTVVRTVSATDTDTGVNANLSYRIVGGNPFKLFEINAWTGVIMLVGKLEQTHFGLHRLVVQVNDSGVPSQSTTTLVHIYINETLSNSTIVEAQVAKSLGTPLNADIAGDPNYDLGKQRLSIAIGVVSGIMTVILIILVVVMARYCRPKNKNGYEAGKKDHEDFFTPQQHDKGKKPKKDKNKKKSKQPLYSSIVTVEASKPNIQRYDGVNEKLSDSPGMGCYRSVNGGPGSPDLARHYKSSSPLPTVELHPQSPTSGKKHQAVQDLPPANTFVGTGDNISIGSDHCSEYSSQTINKYNKQPFRRVTFSVVSQPQDPHQGSLQSCYDSGLEESETPSSKSSSGPRLGALPLPEDAYERTTPDGSVGEAEHMENGEKEH; encoded by the coding sequence ATGAGAACTACAGGCATTGTGGACTATTTAAGCTACTGCTTTCTTATTCTGCAGCTGCTGAGTCAGCCCGCAGCCAAGCAAGTGCTCCGGTACCGCCTGGCTGAGGAGGGTCCTGCCGATGTCCGGGTAGGTAATGTAGCCGCGGACCTTGGCATCATGGCTGGCATGGATGTGACTTTTACCTTAGAGTCTGGCTCCGAGTACTTCAAAATCGATAACATGACCGGAGACCTGAGCACGAACGAGCGGCGCATAGACCGCGAAAAGCTGCCGCAGTGTCAAATGATTTTTGATGAGAACGAATGTTTTATAGATTTCGAAGTGTCCGTGATAGGACCCGCGCAGAGCTGGGTTGATCTCTTCGAGGGCAAAGTGATTATTTTAGACATAAACGACAACACGCCGTCTTTCCCTTCACCTGTTCTGACGCTCTCCGTTGAGGAGAACAGACCCATTGGCACACTTTATCTATTGCCCACGGCCACCGACAGAGATTTCGGTCGGAATGGAATTGAGCGCTACGAGTTGATTCAGGACAACGGCGAGAGCTCTGTCAGACGGATCGGCACTTCCGGCTCCGGCAGTGTTGACACTCACACGGGCAAACGGAGGTTCGACGAGGGGGCGAGCCGTAGCAGCGTCTTTGAACTTCAAGTTGCTGACACAACAGACGGCGAGAAGCAGCCGCAGCTACTTATCAAAGGAGCGCTGGACAGAGAGCAGCGTGACTCCTATGAGCTGACTCTGCGTGTCAGAGATGGGGGTGACCCCCCACGCTCCTCCCAAGCCATTCTTAGGGTGATGATCACAGATGTAAATGATAACACCCCACGCTTTGAAAAGAGTGTTTATGAGGCAGACCTGCCAGAAAACAGCTCCCCAGGTGCCCCCATACTCCAGCTAAAAGCGGGCGACACTGATGTCGGAGTGAATGGACAGATTGAATATGTCTTTGGAGCAGCCACAGAGTCAGTGCGACGACTGCTGCGGCTCGACGAGAGCACTGGCTGGCTCAGTGTTTTGCACAGAATTGACCGTGAAGATGTGAGCCAGCTTCGCTTCACAGTCATGGCACGTGATCGTGGACAGCCTCCTAAGACTGACAAAGCGACAGTGATCATCAACATCAAAGATGAAAATGACAACGTCCCCAATATAGATATCCGAAAAATCGGACGCATTTTTCTCAAAGACGGTGTGGCCAATGTGGCAGAGGACGTGATTGTTGATACACCCATCGCTCTGGTCCAAGTTTCAGACCGAGATAAAGGACCAAACGGTATAGTGACGTGCACCGTAGTGGGAGATGTTCCGTTTCAGCTCAAACCTGCTAGTGAGGTTGAGggtgaaatgaataaaaagaagTACTTTCTCCATACGTCAGCACTACTTGATTATGAAGCAGTGCAGGAGTATAATGTGGTCATCGTTGCTGTTGACTCTGGGAGCCCTAGTCTTTCTAGCAACAATTCACTTATAGTGAAAGTTGGGGACATGAATGACAATCCACCAGTTTTTAGCAAAAGCACAGTAGAAGTCTCATTTCCTGAAAACAATGCTCCCGGTGAGCGTGTCGTCACAGTAGTGGCCTTAGATGCAGATAGTGGCAAAAATGCAGAAATCTCTTACTCACTGGACTCCGCTGTTAACGGAGTATTTTCCATTGATGCAGAGACTGGTGATATCTGTGTTAACACCATACTTGACAGGGAGCAGATGGAACGATATGAGTTCAAAGTTATCGCCAAAGACAAAGGCATGCCTGTTCTGCAGGGCTCGGCCACTGTGGTAGTCCTGGTGGCGGATAAAAATGACAACGAGCCAAAGTTCATGCAGGATGTGTTCACTTTCTATATACAGGAAAACCTGCAACCCAACAGCCCTGTTGGCATGATAACAGTCATGGATGCCGACAAAGGACAAAATGCAGACATGAGTCTATATATTGAGGAAGAAGAAGACATTTTCTCTATTGACAACAACACAGGTACCATCTTCTCAAACAAGGCTTTTGACCGTGAGCAAAAAAACACTTATTCATTCCATGTCAAAGCTGTTGATGGAGGTGATCCACCCCGGTCAGCTACAGCCACGGTGTCTCTCTCTGTAATGGATGTAAATGACAATCCCCCCACTGTCACTTTTCCAATGAATAGCTCATACACGCTGCTTCCTCCTTCTAGCAACATAAGGACAGTGGTCAGGACTGTCTCGGCTACTGATACAGACACAGGTGTTAATGCTAACCTCAGCTACAGAATAGTGGGCGGCAATCCATTTAAGTTGTTTGAAATTAATGCATGGACTGGTGTGATTATGTTAGTTGGCAAACTAGAGCAAACACATTTTGGCCTTCATCGACTGGTTGTGCAAGTGAATGACAGCGGGGTTCCATCTCAAAGCACCACCACATTGGTTCACATCTACATCAACGAAACGCTTTCCAACTCCACTATTGTAGAGGCGCAAGTTGCCAAAAGTCTTGGTACGCCACTCAATGCTGACATTGCAGGAGACCCTAACTATGACTTGGGAAAGCAACGGCTGAGCATCGCCATAGGAGTTGTGTCAGGCATCATGACGGTGATTCTTATCATCCTGGTAGTCGTCATGGCCCGCTACTGTCGTCCCAAGAACAAGAACGGCTACGAGGCTGGAAAGAAAGACCATGAGGACTTCTTCACTCCTCAGCAACATGATAAAGGCAAGAAACCCAAGAAAGACAAGAATAAGAAAAAGTCTAAACAGCCTTTATATAGCAGCATCGTCACAGTCGAGGCATCCAAGCCAAATATACAGCGCTACGATGGCGTAAATGAGAAACTGTCAGATAGTCCAGGAATGGGCTGCTATAGGTCCGTCAACGGTGGCCCTGGAAGCCCAGATCTTGCCCGCCATTACAAGTCCAGTTCACCCTTGCCCACCGTTGAACTGCACCCTCAGTCGCCAACATCAGGAAAAAAACACCAGGCTGTTCAGGACCTTCCGCCAGCCAACACATTTGTCGGCACTGGAGATAACATATCCATCGGATCAGACCACTGTTCTGAGTACAGCAGCCAAACCATCAACAAGTACAACAAACAG